A genomic segment from Nicotiana sylvestris chromosome 1, ASM39365v2, whole genome shotgun sequence encodes:
- the LOC138877475 gene encoding MAR-binding filament-like protein 1 — protein MVVPPNFEEGKSTYKPPRFNGQYNGWWKTRIHNFMMVEYSELWDIICDGPHVPMKKLEETRPLVPKGRREYIDIDRKVVEKNYRAKKILMCGIGLDEYNRVSACDTTKEIWEALQTAHEGTTQVKQSKIDMLTTEYELFGMKDDESIQYMYTRFTSIINELLSLEDVIPKNKLLRKILSVLPGSWESKVNAIIEAKDLQTLTMDELIDNIIKQALAAGVDSSSESERESDAENSSIMVVETEATKYDSLFTLMAQSNDDDDDDEDDKVNFRDVQRNLKSYSSKKLRSLSNVLIDAYYSLVNDKEIMTVELGEAEQSRDDLMICVVDLNETIANLEQEKEALNERITSAKNERDDLMVVVVDLKETIESLSNEKHTLEEKIAFIEEERDDLLMICTDIEEIMEGLNREHMNVSFGKGKEVASESHIMLEKELTVVKTSLCSELERNQQLQTELEKVRNDPEKSLKWTWSSDAVTAMYLNNSGNKQGIGFQREKTPYNPHNKCWFNLLQLFQIKTRHAELVTSIMS, from the exons atGGTTGTtccaccaaactttgaagaaggaaaatcaACCTATAAACCTCCcagattcaatggtcaatacAATGGCTGGTGGAAGACCCGGATACATAATTTCATGATGGTAGAATATTCAGAGCTGTGGGAtatcatttgtgatggtccacatgttcccaTGAAGAAACTTGAAGAAACAAGACCATTGGTGCCCAAAGGGAGAAGAGAGTACATCGACATTGACAGAAAAgttgtagaaaagaactatcgtgccaagaaaatcttgatgtgtggcataggacttgatgagtacaacagagtaTCAGCTTGTGATACtaccaaagaaatatgggaagctttacaaaccgcacacgaaggaactactcaggtcaaacaatctaagatcgacatgctcaccactgaatatgagctcttcgggatgaaggatgatgagtccatACAATATATGTACaccagattcacctccatcataaatgagcttctaTCACTTGAAGATGTCATTCCCAAAAATAAGCTTTTAAGGAAAATTCTAAGTGTTCTACCTGggtcttgggaaagtaaggtaaatgccatcattgaagctaaagatctacagactctgaccatggatgagttgattg ACAATATCATTAAGCAGGCTCTTGCTGCGGGGGTTGACTCCTCAAGTGAATCCGAAAGGGAATCAGATGCAGAAAATAGTTCCATAATGGtagtggaaactgaagcaacaaagTACGATTCACTGTTCACGCTGATGGCACAAtcaaatgatgatgatgatgatgatgaagacgataaggtaaacttcagggatgttcagagaaatctgaaatcctattcttcTAAGAAGCTAAGGTCTTTATCTAATGTCCTAATTGATGCCTATTATAGCCTTGTAAATGATAAGGAGATTATGACCGTAGAACTAGGAGAGgccgaacaatctagagatgatctaaTGATCTGTGTAGTGGActtaaatgagaccatagctaatcttgaacaAGAGAAGGAGGCCCTGAATGAAAGAATAACCAGTGCGAAAAATGAGAGAGACGATCTaatggtagtagttgttgatctaaaagaaacaatagaaaGTCTTAGCAATGAAAAACACACTTTAGAAGAAAAAATTGCATTTATTGAAGAGGAAAGGGATGACCTACTAATGATATGCACCGATATAGAGGAAATCATGgagggactcaatagagaacatatGAATGTAAGTtttgggaaagggaaggaagtagccAGTGAGTCACACATCATGCTTGAAAAGGAGTTAACTGTTGTAAAAACCAGTCTCTGCAGTGAACTCGAGAGGAATCAACAACTCCAGACTGAgttggagaaagtaagaaatgATCCTGAGAAATCcctgaagtggacctggtcctcagatgctgtcactgccatgtatctcaacaatagtgggaacaagcagggcatcgggttccaaagggagaaaactccctacaaccCGCACAACAA